In the Micromonospora narathiwatensis genome, one interval contains:
- a CDS encoding SGNH/GDSL hydrolase family protein, with protein MVAAATITVSAAPALPATAAPPAPSPRAEQTTATNTIQPGRRDQLLPKDWARSSDLAWTTSGDADGFHVLSATARSGYTWRGVADLAVPGVEADQWIGNACLTASGRRLVVVYAPRTYTNKADLFDRGGFTATVDLTTGAVTRLPIRTSLAYFNPSCSGGESAVLTQLNGQRVEKVTDRPRTRLTTLDAATGKLAESTVVEAELTSPVLTPAGIVAAGGSRLVRVEQGGKLVPLARTAGTPFGLATDRHGNVVFLDRPGGAARVGYAEALPGAVARTLAKGRLGELSVGAGAGRQLFITGRPTELHSLPAGISWRDVPAGAELSSEGQLALTRVERADQAAPSVSNASTAEVSQIAIQARVTGTGRDVSFRVATRAGIDPSARLRPGAAAAEGQRLLGATASPSGSPTDAVEDERWCSVPRNDPQNQALQPKPRQVEWAIDQAITDSLYVQRPANWKNLGMPAYTPQGLFRPHELLGGGRVPAQVMLGVVAQESNMWQASRNALPGVTGNPLIGNFYGRDIYNVDPNDDWDVHWEDADCGYGVTQLTDGMRLAGHAKPGETLLPYQTQRAVALDFAANVAAGLQVLQDKWNQTRVANLIINNGDPAGLENWFYALWAYNSGLHPNLGTGEPWGLGWANNPANPRYKPDRQPFLEYTYADAARPQFWPYQEKVLGFAGHPPNLLEGPDTFVAGFRAAWWTTVENRINVKPPPYLFCDASNDCHPGELNTPDDPDVVGEPAGPCAHKNAAGKYDLVCWYHRSATWKGDTQLGNEVLRFDPGYAYQDDATTYPPSCDLSGLPAGSLVVDDVPSGTKSVRPGCDNQWTNSGDFKLTFATDSAGKFPSKVDFHQIGGGFGGHFWFAHTWGPGMLGGKMKVTGTWTLNQSVTGWARVMVHIPDHGAHTRQAAYEIDLGQGLGNAGKKRVLLQRVQRNQWVSLGVFQFNGTPRVRLTNDAYDGTGDEDVAWDAIAVKKLTAKPRHQIVALGDSYSSGEGVSSGNGADYYPESDYKQVVNNEVQYQDLCHRSRFAWSRLGVLSDSTSNIGSRADSWDPNMDYHFLACSWAETEHLLPAYTVPAGQPLPENAWGQNAKYLWGEMPQLDRGFVDENTTLVTLSVGGNDARFAKVLQFCVMHSFECENDTMPGDSDPLSVEVKRDIEGPVKQSIKTVLREIHKKAPHAQIMLMGYPKLFKETSTFCMNAINDGERTWLNNTAMLLATVMGQAATEASAEGIPTYFADPTVAFAGHGICADQEALNKIITTLTPGEHGELPDWLPESWNRYGVSQQSFHPNMDGSRRYASVMNHITVDMMGL; from the coding sequence GTGGTTGCCGCAGCCACCATCACCGTGTCAGCCGCACCCGCGCTGCCCGCTACCGCCGCCCCACCCGCTCCCTCGCCCCGTGCCGAGCAGACGACCGCCACCAACACCATCCAACCCGGGCGCCGCGACCAGTTGCTGCCCAAGGATTGGGCCCGGTCGTCGGACCTGGCCTGGACGACGTCGGGTGACGCCGACGGCTTCCACGTGCTCTCCGCCACCGCCCGCAGCGGGTACACCTGGCGCGGAGTGGCCGACTTGGCGGTACCCGGTGTCGAAGCCGACCAGTGGATCGGCAACGCCTGTCTGACCGCGTCCGGTCGCCGGCTCGTGGTGGTCTACGCGCCACGGACCTACACCAACAAGGCGGATCTCTTCGACCGGGGCGGCTTTACCGCAACGGTCGACCTGACCACCGGTGCGGTCACCAGGCTGCCCATCCGCACGTCACTGGCGTACTTCAACCCGAGCTGCAGTGGCGGGGAGTCCGCCGTGCTCACCCAGCTGAACGGCCAGCGCGTGGAAAAGGTGACCGACCGACCTCGGACCCGGCTGACCACCCTCGACGCCGCCACCGGAAAGCTCGCCGAGTCGACGGTCGTCGAGGCCGAACTCACCTCGCCGGTGCTCACCCCGGCGGGCATCGTCGCCGCTGGCGGCTCCCGGCTGGTCCGGGTGGAGCAGGGCGGCAAGCTCGTCCCGCTCGCCCGCACCGCGGGCACTCCGTTCGGGCTCGCCACCGACCGGCACGGCAACGTGGTCTTCCTGGACCGCCCAGGCGGCGCGGCGCGAGTGGGGTACGCCGAGGCGCTACCCGGGGCGGTCGCGAGGACGCTGGCCAAGGGGCGCCTGGGGGAGTTGTCGGTCGGCGCGGGTGCGGGTCGCCAGCTTTTCATCACCGGTCGACCTACCGAGCTGCACTCCTTGCCGGCGGGGATCAGCTGGCGCGACGTACCGGCCGGCGCGGAACTGTCCTCGGAGGGGCAGCTCGCGCTGACCAGGGTCGAGCGCGCCGACCAGGCCGCACCTTCGGTGTCCAACGCATCGACCGCCGAGGTCAGCCAGATCGCAATCCAGGCTCGGGTCACCGGCACGGGCCGCGACGTCAGCTTCCGGGTTGCCACCCGCGCCGGGATCGATCCCTCGGCACGGCTGCGGCCCGGTGCAGCAGCAGCAGAAGGCCAGCGGTTGCTCGGCGCCACCGCGTCGCCCAGCGGCTCGCCCACGGACGCCGTCGAGGACGAGCGGTGGTGCTCGGTGCCGCGCAACGATCCGCAGAACCAGGCGTTGCAGCCCAAGCCGCGCCAGGTGGAATGGGCGATCGACCAGGCCATCACCGACTCGCTGTACGTGCAGCGGCCGGCCAACTGGAAGAACCTAGGGATGCCCGCGTACACCCCGCAGGGACTGTTTCGGCCACACGAACTGCTCGGCGGTGGCCGGGTGCCGGCCCAGGTGATGCTGGGTGTTGTGGCGCAGGAGTCGAACATGTGGCAGGCGTCGCGCAACGCCCTGCCAGGTGTTACCGGCAATCCGTTGATCGGCAACTTCTATGGGCGCGACATCTATAACGTGGACCCGAACGATGACTGGGACGTGCACTGGGAGGATGCCGACTGCGGCTATGGCGTCACCCAGTTGACCGACGGAATGCGTCTCGCCGGCCACGCGAAGCCCGGCGAGACGCTGCTGCCGTACCAGACGCAGCGGGCGGTTGCGCTCGACTTCGCCGCCAACGTGGCGGCTGGTCTCCAGGTGCTGCAGGACAAGTGGAACCAGACCCGGGTCGCCAACCTCATCATCAACAACGGCGACCCGGCCGGTCTGGAGAACTGGTTCTACGCCCTCTGGGCGTACAACTCGGGTCTGCATCCGAACCTCGGTACCGGCGAGCCGTGGGGCCTCGGTTGGGCCAACAACCCGGCCAACCCGCGCTACAAGCCGGACCGTCAGCCCTTCCTCGAGTACACCTACGCCGACGCCGCCCGGCCGCAGTTCTGGCCGTACCAGGAGAAGGTGCTGGGTTTTGCCGGGCACCCGCCGAACCTGCTGGAGGGACCGGACACCTTCGTGGCGGGCTTTCGGGCCGCATGGTGGACCACGGTGGAGAACCGAATCAACGTCAAGCCGCCGCCCTACCTGTTCTGCGACGCGTCCAACGACTGCCATCCCGGTGAGCTGAACACCCCGGACGATCCCGACGTGGTCGGCGAGCCGGCCGGACCGTGCGCCCACAAGAACGCCGCCGGCAAGTACGACCTGGTGTGCTGGTACCACCGGTCGGCGACCTGGAAGGGCGACACCCAGCTCGGCAACGAGGTGCTGCGGTTCGATCCGGGGTACGCGTATCAGGATGATGCGACGACGTATCCGCCCAGCTGCGATCTCTCCGGCCTGCCGGCGGGGAGCCTCGTGGTGGACGACGTTCCGTCCGGTACCAAGTCGGTCCGCCCGGGCTGCGACAACCAGTGGACCAACTCGGGCGATTTCAAGCTGACCTTTGCCACGGACTCGGCCGGCAAGTTCCCCTCCAAGGTCGACTTCCATCAGATCGGCGGTGGCTTCGGGGGACACTTCTGGTTCGCCCATACCTGGGGCCCAGGGATGCTGGGCGGAAAGATGAAGGTCACGGGCACCTGGACACTCAACCAGAGCGTCACCGGCTGGGCCCGGGTGATGGTGCACATCCCGGATCACGGCGCGCACACCCGGCAGGCGGCCTACGAGATCGATCTCGGGCAGGGCTTAGGCAACGCCGGAAAGAAGCGAGTCCTGCTGCAACGGGTGCAGCGGAACCAGTGGGTGTCCCTCGGAGTGTTCCAGTTCAACGGGACGCCCCGGGTGCGGTTGACCAACGACGCGTACGACGGCACCGGCGACGAGGACGTGGCCTGGGACGCGATCGCGGTCAAGAAGCTGACGGCGAAGCCGCGGCACCAGATCGTCGCGCTCGGCGACTCGTACTCGTCTGGTGAGGGTGTCTCGAGCGGCAACGGCGCCGACTACTACCCGGAGAGCGACTACAAGCAGGTGGTCAACAACGAGGTGCAGTACCAGGACCTCTGTCACCGGTCCCGGTTCGCCTGGTCTCGCTTGGGGGTGCTCTCGGACAGCACCTCGAATATCGGGAGCCGTGCCGACAGTTGGGACCCGAACATGGACTACCACTTCCTCGCCTGTTCCTGGGCCGAGACGGAGCACCTCCTGCCCGCCTACACCGTCCCGGCCGGCCAGCCCTTGCCCGAAAACGCGTGGGGTCAGAACGCCAAGTACCTGTGGGGAGAGATGCCGCAGCTCGACCGAGGCTTCGTGGACGAGAACACCACCCTGGTGACGCTGTCCGTCGGCGGCAACGACGCCAGATTCGCCAAGGTGCTCCAGTTCTGCGTCATGCACAGCTTCGAGTGCGAGAACGACACGATGCCCGGCGACTCCGATCCACTTTCGGTTGAGGTGAAGAGGGATATCGAAGGGCCGGTCAAGCAGTCGATAAAGACGGTGTTGAGGGAGATTCACAAGAAGGCGCCCCATGCCCAGATCATGCTGATGGGATATCCCAAGCTCTTTAAGGAAACGAGCACATTCTGCATGAACGCTATCAATGACGGAGAGCGGACCTGGCTGAACAACACCGCGATGCTGCTTGCCACCGTGATGGGCCAAGCCGCCACCGAGGCCAGTGCCGAGGGCATCCCGACCTATTTCGCCGACCCCACCGTGGCGTTTGCCGGTCACGGGATCTGCGCTGACCAGGAGGCGCTGAACAAAATCATCACCACCTTGACCCCGGGTGAGCACGGGGAGCTACCGGACTGGCTTCCGGAAAGCTGGAACCGGTATGGCGTATCCCAACAATCATTCCATCCGAACATGGACGGATCGCGTCGTTACGCATCGGTCATGAACCATATCACCGTCGATATGATGGGGCTGTGA
- a CDS encoding DUF2690 domain-containing protein has product MSRLFSLKHVRNILAASVLVAGALVAAPSAAWAGTAADPDVCRNGGGSGYLSCNGKDPNTMGCTAVTVAEGAARNGVYVELRYSSGCQAYWTRYTNKNGASGEARIKGNSVMYKKTLAAYAGETGWTPMAAANQSPHGCLFFYSQDWGQYVEYCVN; this is encoded by the coding sequence TTGAGCCGGTTATTCAGCCTCAAGCACGTACGTAACATCCTGGCGGCATCGGTGCTGGTAGCCGGTGCCCTGGTGGCCGCGCCGAGCGCGGCGTGGGCGGGCACGGCGGCCGACCCGGACGTGTGCCGCAACGGCGGTGGTTCCGGTTACCTGTCGTGCAACGGCAAGGACCCCAACACCATGGGCTGCACGGCGGTGACCGTGGCGGAGGGCGCGGCCCGGAACGGGGTGTACGTGGAGCTTCGGTACTCCTCCGGCTGCCAGGCGTACTGGACCCGGTACACCAACAAGAACGGGGCCAGCGGTGAGGCCCGCATCAAGGGCAACAGTGTCATGTACAAGAAGACCCTGGCGGCGTACGCGGGTGAGACGGGCTGGACGCCGATGGCGGCCGCCAACCAGAGCCCGCACGGCTGCCTCTTCTTCTATTCCCAGGACTGGGGCCAGTACGTCGAGTACTGCGTGAACTGA
- a CDS encoding DUF2690 domain-containing protein produces MKNRIRAIVGGLAILATLAVGAPVQAQAGSNPAAALGTLQNPVVIAAGTACGSSCDGKNPATYAVYVNGLITTCSADAVTVASKTNGINLELRYSKACRTAWTRIGSDYDYPTITSYYPDGRFRTSYSGFAGAYYTVMVNDANLLAEASASDGVLTWRTDRY; encoded by the coding sequence ATGAAGAACCGAATCCGAGCCATCGTCGGCGGTCTGGCCATATTGGCGACGTTGGCCGTCGGTGCACCTGTGCAGGCTCAGGCAGGAAGCAACCCCGCCGCTGCCCTCGGTACCCTGCAGAACCCGGTCGTGATCGCGGCCGGGACCGCGTGTGGCTCGAGCTGCGACGGCAAGAACCCGGCCACCTACGCCGTCTACGTCAATGGTCTCATCACCACGTGTTCTGCGGACGCGGTCACGGTGGCGTCCAAAACCAACGGCATCAACCTCGAACTCCGCTACAGCAAGGCCTGCCGCACGGCCTGGACGCGGATCGGCTCGGACTACGACTACCCGACCATCACGAGCTACTACCCGGACGGCCGGTTCCGGACCTCATACAGCGGCTTTGCCGGCGCCTACTACACCGTGATGGTCAACGATGCCAACCTGCTAGCCGAGGCAAGTGCATCGGACGGCGTCTTGACCTGGCGAACTGATCGGTACTGA
- a CDS encoding glycosyltransferase family 87 protein — protein MSIQSTAGIDDSGPIDHPSRSDGFVHGASELIGGPLGDHAVALDKPAGREGRFWTAARIVLALVCLTLALHWVQKSPCQDGAWQNNVQYTRMCYTDVLALYYAEGLNEGKVPYADHPVEYPVLTGYFMGALGLPVHALGVNNPGINQGRWFYNLNALVLSALAVATVAVILSLRRRRPWDAAMFALAPALLLTATVNWDLLAVGLAAFGLLAWARRRPATAGVLLGLAGAAKLWPLFLLGPILVLGLRAGRLRAALTATGAGLVALVAVNLPVAIPYRDNWNRFFDLNTTRPIDWGTLWYIGRWLDGKISPSKPGELGPFEWLNANIPTLNWVSYLLFGLACLGVAALALFAPRRPRLGQIAFLVIAAFLIFSKVWSQQFVLWLLPLAVLARPRWGAFLAWQVAEVCYFVAFYGELLGSATSKPVFPEGVFVLAASLRLITVAVLCGFVIRDILRPERDAVRSTYADDPDGGVLDRAPDVPWFARRTNQLRTEMPAST, from the coding sequence ATGAGCATCCAGTCGACGGCAGGCATCGACGACAGTGGTCCCATCGACCACCCGTCCCGCTCGGACGGCTTCGTCCACGGCGCCTCCGAGCTGATCGGTGGCCCGCTCGGCGATCACGCGGTCGCCCTGGACAAGCCGGCGGGTCGAGAGGGCCGATTCTGGACCGCGGCCAGGATCGTGCTGGCCCTGGTGTGCCTGACGCTCGCGCTGCACTGGGTGCAGAAGTCGCCCTGCCAGGACGGCGCCTGGCAGAACAACGTGCAGTACACCCGGATGTGCTACACCGACGTGCTGGCGCTCTACTACGCCGAGGGCCTCAACGAGGGCAAGGTGCCCTACGCCGACCACCCGGTGGAGTACCCGGTGCTGACCGGCTACTTCATGGGTGCGCTCGGCCTGCCGGTGCACGCCCTCGGGGTGAACAACCCCGGCATCAACCAGGGCCGGTGGTTCTACAACCTGAACGCCCTGGTGCTCAGCGCGCTCGCCGTCGCCACCGTCGCGGTCATCCTCAGCCTGCGCCGCCGACGACCATGGGACGCGGCGATGTTCGCGCTCGCGCCGGCCCTGCTGCTCACCGCCACCGTCAACTGGGACCTGCTCGCCGTCGGGCTGGCCGCGTTCGGGCTGCTGGCCTGGGCGCGTCGCCGTCCGGCGACGGCCGGTGTCCTCCTCGGCCTGGCCGGGGCGGCGAAGCTGTGGCCACTGTTCCTGCTCGGCCCGATCCTGGTGCTCGGGCTACGGGCCGGCCGGCTGCGCGCCGCGTTAACCGCCACCGGAGCGGGTCTGGTGGCGCTGGTCGCGGTCAACCTGCCGGTGGCGATCCCGTACCGGGACAACTGGAACCGCTTCTTCGACCTGAACACCACCCGGCCGATCGACTGGGGCACCCTCTGGTACATCGGCCGCTGGCTCGACGGCAAGATCAGCCCGTCGAAGCCCGGCGAGCTGGGGCCGTTCGAATGGCTGAACGCCAACATCCCCACCCTCAACTGGGTGTCGTACCTGCTCTTCGGGCTGGCGTGCCTCGGCGTGGCCGCGCTCGCGCTGTTCGCCCCGCGCCGGCCCCGGCTCGGGCAGATCGCCTTCCTGGTGATCGCCGCCTTCCTGATCTTCAGCAAGGTCTGGTCCCAGCAGTTCGTGCTCTGGCTGCTCCCGCTCGCCGTGCTCGCCCGGCCGCGCTGGGGAGCGTTCCTGGCCTGGCAGGTCGCTGAGGTCTGCTACTTCGTCGCCTTCTACGGCGAACTGCTCGGCTCCGCGACCAGCAAGCCGGTCTTCCCGGAGGGCGTGTTCGTGCTCGCCGCCAGCCTGCGCCTGATCACCGTGGCGGTGCTCTGCGGCTTCGTGATCCGGGACATCCTCCGCCCCGAGCGCGACGCGGTCCGCAGCACGTACGCCGATGACCCGGACGGCGGCGTGCTGGATCGTGCACCGGATGTCCCCTGGTTCGCCAGACGGACGAACCAGTTGCGCACCGAGATGCCCGCCTCGACCTGA
- a CDS encoding AfsR/SARP family transcriptional regulator: MAALLLDANRAVSIERLIDVVWDQQPPGTARQQIQNRVGRLRALLGDSSTERIARAGGSYVLEVSEDKIDGLRFRGLCAEAEQARRQGQPERAANLLHRGLNLWHGAALQDVDSPALRGEAVRWEEARLRAIEMLVELEFSHQRHTAITADLRTWIQHYPYHEGLHCRLAEALHAGSRTAEALQVLQELKVRLARELGIDVGPGVHDLQRRLLGTTAETDEPAHLSRQAAEAIHRALTETTQALKVLSSAIANY; encoded by the coding sequence TTGGCCGCGCTCCTGCTTGACGCCAACCGGGCAGTCTCCATCGAACGGCTCATCGACGTGGTCTGGGACCAGCAGCCACCAGGCACGGCACGTCAGCAGATCCAGAACCGGGTCGGCAGGCTCCGTGCCCTGCTCGGCGATTCATCCACCGAGCGGATCGCCCGGGCCGGTGGCAGCTACGTCCTCGAGGTGAGCGAGGACAAGATCGACGGGTTGCGGTTTCGCGGGCTCTGTGCAGAGGCTGAGCAGGCCCGGCGACAGGGTCAACCCGAGCGTGCCGCCAACCTGCTTCACCGTGGCCTCAACCTGTGGCACGGCGCTGCCCTCCAGGACGTCGACTCACCGGCGCTGCGTGGGGAGGCGGTCCGCTGGGAGGAAGCCAGACTGCGGGCCATCGAGATGCTGGTGGAGCTGGAGTTCAGCCACCAACGGCACACCGCCATCACGGCTGACCTGCGCACCTGGATTCAGCACTACCCATACCACGAAGGTCTGCACTGCCGGCTCGCCGAGGCGCTGCACGCCGGGTCGCGCACAGCCGAGGCATTGCAGGTGCTACAGGAGCTGAAAGTCAGGCTCGCCCGGGAACTCGGCATCGACGTGGGCCCCGGTGTTCACGACCTGCAGCGTCGGCTGCTCGGCACGACGGCCGAAACGGACGAGCCCGCGCACCTCAGCCGGCAGGCAGCCGAGGCGATCCACCGGGCGCTGACCGAGACGACACAGGCGCTCAAGGTGCTCAGCAGCGCCATAGCGAACTACTAG
- a CDS encoding DUF2690 domain-containing protein: protein MTISFIRRARGAVAAAALAVAALAVTPGAAVAGTNADPDLCRNGGGSGYLSCNGKDPSALGCNGETKASVKAKNGVFIELRYSSTCQAYWTRYTNSAGGSTGTAWIRGNSVSYKKDLAAYANETGWTPMAAANQNPRACLVFRYAGTGEWLESCAN, encoded by the coding sequence GTGACAATTTCCTTCATCCGGCGGGCGCGTGGTGCCGTCGCCGCCGCCGCGCTCGCGGTCGCCGCCCTCGCCGTCACCCCGGGAGCGGCCGTGGCAGGCACGAACGCGGACCCTGACCTCTGCCGCAACGGCGGGGGCTCGGGCTACCTTTCCTGCAACGGCAAGGACCCGAGTGCGCTGGGCTGCAACGGCGAGACCAAGGCCTCCGTGAAGGCCAAGAACGGGGTCTTCATCGAGTTGCGGTACTCGTCGACCTGCCAGGCGTACTGGACTCGGTACACGAACTCGGCGGGGGGTAGCACGGGGACGGCGTGGATCCGCGGCAACTCGGTCAGCTACAAGAAGGACCTGGCCGCGTACGCGAACGAGACGGGCTGGACGCCGATGGCCGCCGCGAACCAGAACCCCCGCGCGTGCCTGGTGTTCCGCTACGCGGGGACCGGGGAGTGGTTGGAGTCCTGCGCGAACTGA